From one Parabacteroides sp. FAFU027 genomic stretch:
- a CDS encoding DMT family transporter, translated as MLAHIGEIAGLGVSVCWTLSALFFEKAGSRIGSLPVNFIRLFFAILFLGITTLLTKGIFFPSDATGYQWFWLGLSGFIGFYLGDLLLFKSYMIVGSRTAALIMSFSPMLTAMIGWFFLEEKLNALEVTAIMVSVTGIVTAISNRKMKLNIPFKGLMFALGGALGQSGGIILSKKGIGTYDALAATQIRALFGLVGFIVMITLMKRWSHVIRAFRDKAGMQAVTVGAVFGPFVGVALALFSIQHTNTGIASTLMALVPIFIIWPSSVMFNEKIKIQQIVGAIISIIGVSLFFM; from the coding sequence ATGTTAGCACATATAGGAGAGATAGCCGGGCTGGGAGTGTCTGTTTGCTGGACACTGAGCGCTTTGTTTTTCGAAAAGGCAGGAAGTAGAATAGGGTCATTGCCTGTCAATTTTATCCGCTTGTTTTTTGCAATTTTGTTTTTGGGTATCACCACTTTGCTTACCAAAGGGATTTTCTTTCCTTCAGATGCTACCGGATATCAATGGTTTTGGTTGGGCTTATCCGGTTTTATCGGATTTTATCTGGGTGATTTACTGTTGTTTAAGTCCTACATGATTGTCGGTTCGCGCACGGCAGCGTTGATAATGAGCTTTTCACCCATGCTGACAGCAATGATTGGCTGGTTCTTTCTGGAGGAGAAGCTGAATGCCCTGGAGGTTACTGCCATTATGGTCAGTGTGACTGGTATTGTTACCGCTATTTCCAACCGGAAAATGAAACTGAATATTCCTTTCAAAGGACTGATGTTTGCTTTGGGAGGAGCCCTTGGGCAATCCGGAGGTATTATTCTGAGTAAAAAGGGTATCGGAACGTATGATGCTCTGGCTGCTACACAAATCAGAGCTTTGTTTGGCTTAGTTGGCTTTATCGTGATGATTACCCTGATGAAACGTTGGTCTCATGTTATTCGGGCATTCAGGGATAAAGCGGGTATGCAGGCAGTAACAGTAGGCGCAGTTTTTGGCCCTTTTGTCGGTGTTGCACTGGCGCTTTTTTCCATACAGCATACCAATACGGGGATTGCCTCTACACTGATGGCTCTCGTTCCGATATTTATTATCTGGCCTTCTTCTGTCATGTTTAATGAAAAGATTAAGATTCAGCAGATTGTAGGGGCCATAATCAGTATTATTGGGGTGAGTCTGTTTTTTATGTAA
- a CDS encoding DUF6678 family protein produces MKTNIPLIKKYLSGKPWQYRLKLADRDISSNWSKWILNPSGEYIETENSEPVLISEIEWIEINPIENKKIGRLVPDKTINHSSEICQMLDNLNIEYCVDNGIVKIPTNRLQFTIES; encoded by the coding sequence TTGAAGACAAATATTCCCCTCATAAAAAAATATCTCAGTGGTAAACCCTGGCAATATAGGCTAAAACTAGCAGACAGAGATATTTCGTCAAATTGGAGTAAATGGATATTAAACCCATCAGGTGAATATATTGAAACTGAAAACAGTGAGCCTGTCTTGATTTCAGAAATTGAGTGGATTGAAATAAATCCCATTGAAAATAAAAAGATTGGCAGATTAGTCCCGGATAAAACAATCAACCATTCCTCTGAAATTTGTCAAATGTTGGACAACTTGAACATAGAATATTGCGTTGATAATGGAATAGTAAAAATACCTACAAACAGGCTTCAATTTACGATTGAGAGTTAG
- a CDS encoding S26 family signal peptidase has protein sequence MNEDKRTKHFQQPLKQWIKCSVWSLIYILFIAWVGNFWWLLGLPVIFDAFITHYIPWTWWKKSKNKHVRTIMGWFDAIAFALVAVYFINSFLFQNYQIPSSSLEKSLLVGDFLLVSKASYGPRIPNTPLSFPLAQHTLPILNCKSFIENPQWDYKRLKGFDNIKRNDIVVFNFPTGDTVAINRQNPDYYTSCYEEGLAFIKNQLPNVTPTAEQCFRYGREIVNVNPGVYGKIVYRPVDRRENYVKRCVAIADDWLTIKNNQVYVNSKKQEKIPGIQLNYYIQTDGTPLNNETLDNLGVSDEDRMMLDNPQNVKQLKALNLNPGLPVYHFPLTQDGYQKLLHQKGVKRLKVEPENTSCQALVDQNRSIVKRDGFTLSVICQNSEVFPLGMKKTWTRDNYGPLWIPKRGMRLVLNRYNLPIYERIIRVYEHNKLEVKNGVFYINDKATTTYRFKMDYYWMMGDNRHNSADSRYWGFVPEDHIVGRPLFVWLSLDKDKGWFSGKIRWNRFFKSAER, from the coding sequence ATGAACGAAGACAAACGAACAAAACATTTTCAACAACCGCTGAAACAATGGATTAAGTGCAGCGTGTGGAGTCTGATTTATATCCTATTTATTGCCTGGGTTGGTAATTTCTGGTGGCTTTTGGGCTTGCCTGTAATTTTTGATGCCTTCATTACTCATTACATACCCTGGACTTGGTGGAAAAAATCGAAAAACAAGCATGTACGAACCATAATGGGGTGGTTTGATGCAATTGCATTTGCTTTGGTTGCTGTCTATTTTATCAATTCCTTTTTGTTTCAGAATTACCAGATACCGAGCTCTTCGCTTGAGAAGTCTCTGTTGGTTGGGGATTTCCTGCTTGTCAGTAAGGCCAGTTACGGCCCACGTATACCCAATACCCCACTCTCCTTCCCATTGGCTCAGCACACCCTTCCGATACTCAATTGCAAATCGTTTATTGAAAATCCGCAATGGGACTACAAACGCCTGAAAGGGTTCGACAATATAAAACGCAATGACATTGTGGTATTCAACTTTCCGACCGGAGATACGGTGGCTATAAACCGCCAGAATCCGGATTATTACACCAGTTGCTATGAAGAAGGGTTAGCTTTTATAAAAAACCAACTCCCCAACGTAACCCCAACAGCAGAACAATGTTTCCGGTATGGACGTGAGATAGTAAATGTAAATCCGGGAGTGTACGGAAAAATCGTTTACCGACCTGTTGACCGTCGTGAAAACTATGTCAAACGTTGTGTGGCAATTGCAGATGACTGGCTGACGATCAAAAACAATCAGGTGTATGTAAACAGCAAAAAACAGGAAAAGATTCCCGGAATACAGCTCAATTATTACATCCAGACAGATGGAACACCTCTGAATAACGAAACACTGGATAATCTTGGAGTTAGTGATGAAGACAGAATGATGCTGGATAATCCTCAAAATGTGAAACAGCTAAAAGCGCTAAATCTCAATCCGGGATTACCAGTATATCATTTTCCTTTAACACAGGATGGCTACCAGAAATTGCTTCATCAGAAAGGGGTAAAGCGACTGAAGGTTGAACCGGAAAACACTTCATGTCAGGCGCTGGTAGATCAAAACCGGTCGATCGTAAAAAGAGACGGATTTACCCTGTCTGTAATCTGTCAAAATAGCGAGGTTTTCCCTCTGGGAATGAAGAAAACCTGGACAAGGGACAACTACGGGCCTTTATGGATCCCTAAACGGGGTATGCGCTTAGTGCTGAACCGGTACAACCTTCCGATTTACGAACGAATCATCCGCGTATATGAGCACAATAAACTGGAAGTGAAAAACGGCGTATTTTACATTAACGATAAAGCGACAACTACCTACCGCTTTAAAATGGATTACTACTGGATGATGGGAGACAATCGTCATAATTCAGCCGATTCCCGTTACTGGGGTTTTGTTCCGGAAGATCATATCGTGGGCCGTCCGTTATTCGTATGGTTATCTCTAGACAAAGACAAAGGCTGGTTTAGTGGCAAGATTCGCTGGAACAGGTTTTTCAAAAGTGCGGAGAGATAA
- a CDS encoding immunoglobulin-like domain-containing protein produces the protein MRTRTLRNKSNHRNASNRNAFLAFILCAASIMISLRTNAQDSTLKVHYTFEKGTYADSVTDNSGNGCNGALKNGATVRKIGRFNILDLGSANGYLDMGKKTGTIIKSLSDFSIALNVYVDQATDLSAYGNFIWTFAKSDDMANTANGNMFFSAKETRYAISPNNWLSETTLTLYSPLTQGAWQHIAYTQSGNTGTIYINGIAYLSGTIQTKPSTLGATTSNYLGKSCYASDVYLQKSMLNDFQLYSRALTAKEVVSLASQKAGLDSALVIQQIEDAKSNLILSGLDSVKSNLTLPTSGQSGVVITWSSDNVNVISKTGVVTRPASGASIATVKLTATLSKNGFTATKEFIAYVIPFLSDRLSVKQDSANLILYGTLNALKQNLILPVKGFEGSTITWSSNKPDTLSNTGSILNYSAKNTGKTKVILTATLSKGSESITKTFEVYIVEADTYAGYLFVYFTNGSEAIHFALSDDGYNYKALNKNNPVLSSSAISSSGGVRDPHIFRGEDGNYYMVATDMVSALGWDSNRAMVLLKSSNLTDWKSSVVNIPNTYPEYSSATQVWAPQTIYDPTVGKYMIYYAMRLGTNTQKIYYAYANSDFTKLEASPKVLYEKPNTGIIDPDIILKDGIYHLFFKNEINASGLQKAISSNLTGGYAIDNNANLVQGFEGSCVFKQFDSNTYIMMINGYVTSTSTDLENFYAITKTASYDFYPVHGTVMPITVAEKQALNAKWGTTGIESISEKNVLAVYPNPVKDILHLSINENNTEITATIYNLTGKELISKTIQANKAQIDVSGLPSGIYVICCKTKDRVLGFSKFIVL, from the coding sequence ATGAGAACCAGAACATTAAGAAACAAATCAAACCACCGCAATGCATCAAACAGGAATGCATTTCTTGCATTTATTTTGTGTGCTGCATCAATTATGATTTCATTGCGAACGAATGCACAAGACAGCACATTGAAAGTCCATTACACTTTCGAAAAAGGAACCTACGCAGATAGTGTTACAGACAATTCCGGGAATGGATGCAATGGTGCATTGAAAAATGGTGCAACAGTAAGGAAAATAGGCCGTTTCAATATTCTGGATTTGGGGTCGGCAAACGGATACCTTGATATGGGGAAGAAGACGGGGACTATCATCAAATCCTTAAGTGATTTCTCTATTGCTCTAAATGTGTATGTGGATCAGGCTACGGATCTTAGTGCTTATGGTAATTTTATCTGGACATTTGCCAAATCCGATGATATGGCAAATACAGCTAATGGAAATATGTTTTTCTCTGCCAAAGAGACACGCTATGCCATTTCTCCAAACAATTGGTTAAGTGAAACAACGCTCACTTTATATAGTCCTTTGACTCAGGGAGCTTGGCAACATATCGCTTATACTCAATCAGGAAATACCGGAACGATCTATATCAATGGAATAGCATATTTATCAGGAACCATCCAGACTAAACCTTCAACTTTGGGGGCCACCACAAGCAACTATTTAGGAAAATCCTGTTATGCAAGTGATGTGTATCTGCAGAAATCCATGCTGAATGACTTCCAACTTTATAGCCGGGCACTTACCGCTAAAGAAGTTGTCAGTTTGGCTTCCCAAAAAGCAGGATTAGACAGCGCCCTGGTGATTCAACAAATTGAGGATGCAAAATCCAACTTAATATTGAGCGGATTAGATTCTGTCAAATCTAATCTAACCTTACCCACCTCAGGACAAAGCGGTGTGGTCATAACCTGGAGTTCGGACAATGTGAATGTCATTTCAAAAACAGGAGTAGTTACCCGTCCTGCATCGGGAGCATCAATTGCAACAGTAAAACTGACGGCAACACTTTCAAAAAACGGATTTACTGCAACAAAAGAATTTATTGCATATGTCATTCCTTTCCTGTCCGATCGTTTAAGTGTAAAACAAGATTCTGCTAATCTGATCCTCTATGGAACCCTGAATGCTCTTAAACAAAACCTGATCCTTCCGGTGAAAGGTTTTGAGGGGTCAACCATCACATGGAGCTCCAACAAACCCGACACCTTATCAAATACGGGCTCTATTCTGAATTATTCTGCTAAAAATACCGGAAAGACTAAAGTAATACTGACCGCTACCCTATCGAAAGGAAGTGAATCAATCACCAAAACCTTCGAAGTATATATTGTCGAAGCAGATACTTACGCCGGGTATCTGTTTGTCTATTTTACAAATGGCTCAGAAGCCATCCATTTTGCCCTGAGCGATGATGGATATAATTATAAGGCATTAAACAAAAACAATCCTGTGCTTAGTTCGTCTGCCATCAGTTCGTCGGGAGGAGTGCGCGATCCACACATTTTTCGAGGAGAAGACGGCAACTATTATATGGTAGCCACAGATATGGTCTCGGCATTGGGATGGGATTCAAACCGGGCTATGGTACTTCTGAAGTCATCCAATCTAACCGATTGGAAATCAAGCGTGGTTAATATCCCGAACACTTACCCTGAGTATAGTTCAGCCACTCAGGTTTGGGCTCCTCAAACGATCTATGATCCGACTGTAGGAAAATACATGATCTATTATGCTATGCGTCTTGGGACCAACACTCAAAAAATATATTACGCGTATGCCAACTCTGACTTTACCAAATTAGAAGCAAGTCCTAAGGTATTGTACGAAAAACCCAACACCGGAATTATTGACCCGGACATCATCCTCAAAGACGGAATCTATCATTTGTTTTTCAAAAATGAAATTAATGCATCGGGGCTGCAAAAGGCAATATCAAGCAACCTGACCGGAGGATATGCGATTGATAATAACGCTAATTTGGTTCAGGGTTTTGAAGGATCGTGTGTATTTAAACAATTCGATTCCAATACCTATATCATGATGATAAATGGTTATGTCACCTCAACCAGTACTGATTTGGAGAATTTTTACGCTATTACCAAAACAGCATCCTATGATTTTTACCCTGTTCATGGAACGGTCATGCCGATTACAGTTGCAGAAAAACAAGCATTGAATGCTAAATGGGGAACTACCGGCATAGAATCAATCTCTGAAAAGAATGTTTTGGCTGTCTATCCCAATCCGGTAAAGGACATTCTTCACCTATCTATCAATGAAAACAACACGGAAATCACAGCAACAATTTACAATTTAACCGGAAAGGAACTGATTTCTAAAACAATCCAGGCCAATAAGGCACAAATTGACGTGTCCGGGTTGCCTTCCGGTATATATGTGATTTGTTGCAAAACGAAAGACAGAGTTTTGGGCTTTTCAAAGTTTATTGTATTGTAA
- a CDS encoding GNAT family N-acetyltransferase, whose product MVKIEQEENGKKGRFVIYENEQFAGEMTYTWTDDTKIKIDHTGIGDAFGGKGYGKQLVMKAVEFAREKGIKIVPVCPFVKATFERDENIRDVRG is encoded by the coding sequence ATGGTAAAAATAGAACAGGAAGAAAATGGCAAAAAAGGTAGATTTGTCATTTACGAAAATGAACAGTTTGCAGGGGAAATGACCTATACATGGACAGATGATACAAAAATCAAAATAGACCATACAGGTATCGGAGATGCCTTTGGTGGAAAAGGGTATGGTAAACAACTGGTAATGAAAGCGGTTGAATTTGCCAGGGAAAAAGGAATTAAAATCGTCCCGGTATGTCCGTTTGTCAAAGCGACTTTTGAGAGGGATGAAAACATCCGGGATGTGAGGGGGTAG
- the ilvD gene encoding dihydroxy-acid dehydratase, translating to MKNQLRSSFSTQGRRMAGARSLWKANGMKSEQLGKPIIAIVNSFTQFVPGHVHLHEIGQKVKAEIEKLGCFAAEFNTIAIDDGIAMGHDGMLYSLPSRDLIADSVEYMVNAHKADAMVCISNCDKITPGMLMAAMRLNIPAVFVSGGPMEAGELDGKHLDLIDAMVQAADDSVSDEQVAKVEASACPTCGSCSGMFTANSMNCLNEAIGLALPGNGTIVATHANRTQLFVDAAKLIVENAYKYYRDGDDSVLPRSIATRSAFMNAMALDIAMGGSTNTVLHLLAIANEAEVDFKMADIDALSRKTPCLCKVAPNSQKYHIQDVNRAGGIMAIMSELNKIGLIDTNVSRADGLTLGEAIDKFDINSPNVTEVAIDKYKSAPAHRFNLVMGSQDSKYKELDTDRVNGCIRNYDNAYVKDGGLAVLFGNIALNGCVVKTAGVDESCFLFKGTAKVFTSQDTACDGILRGTVQAGDVVVITHEGPKGGPGMQEMLYPTSYIKSRHLGKECALITDGRFSGGTSGLSIGHISPEAASGGNIGLVQTGDIIEINIPARSINLLVSDEELAERRKAEEARGKDAFKPKDRNRVVSKALRAYASMVASADMGAVRIVE from the coding sequence ATGAAAAATCAGTTACGCAGTTCGTTCAGCACACAAGGCCGCAGAATGGCCGGTGCACGCTCTCTCTGGAAAGCCAACGGGATGAAAAGTGAACAATTAGGCAAACCTATCATCGCCATAGTCAACTCATTTACTCAGTTTGTACCGGGACACGTCCACCTTCACGAAATCGGACAAAAGGTGAAAGCCGAAATCGAAAAACTGGGCTGCTTTGCTGCTGAATTCAACACCATCGCTATCGACGATGGAATCGCAATGGGACACGACGGTATGCTATATTCCCTCCCTTCACGCGACCTGATTGCCGACAGCGTTGAATATATGGTTAATGCACACAAAGCCGATGCTATGGTGTGTATCTCCAACTGTGACAAGATCACTCCGGGTATGCTGATGGCTGCTATGCGCCTCAATATCCCTGCAGTTTTCGTATCAGGTGGTCCGATGGAAGCCGGAGAGCTCGACGGCAAACACCTTGACCTGATCGACGCCATGGTACAGGCAGCTGACGACAGCGTTAGCGATGAACAAGTAGCTAAAGTAGAGGCTTCGGCCTGTCCTACCTGTGGTAGCTGTTCGGGAATGTTTACCGCCAACTCGATGAACTGCCTCAACGAAGCCATCGGTCTGGCCCTGCCGGGTAACGGTACTATCGTGGCTACTCACGCCAACCGTACCCAACTGTTTGTTGACGCAGCCAAGCTGATCGTTGAAAACGCATACAAATATTACCGCGACGGAGACGACAGCGTATTGCCACGCTCTATCGCTACCCGTTCTGCCTTTATGAATGCGATGGCACTCGATATTGCCATGGGTGGTTCTACCAACACGGTTCTTCACCTCCTTGCTATTGCCAACGAAGCGGAAGTTGATTTCAAAATGGCTGACATTGACGCACTTTCACGCAAAACTCCTTGTTTGTGCAAAGTAGCTCCAAACTCGCAGAAGTACCACATTCAGGACGTTAACCGTGCCGGAGGTATCATGGCCATCATGTCGGAGTTGAACAAAATCGGATTGATTGACACAAATGTAAGTCGTGCTGACGGTCTGACATTGGGCGAAGCGATCGACAAATTTGACATCAACAGCCCGAATGTTACCGAGGTTGCCATTGACAAATACAAAAGTGCCCCTGCTCACCGCTTCAATCTGGTGATGGGTTCACAAGATTCTAAATACAAAGAGCTGGATACTGACCGTGTAAACGGCTGTATCCGCAATTACGATAACGCTTATGTAAAAGACGGCGGTTTGGCTGTCCTTTTCGGAAACATCGCGCTCAACGGCTGTGTGGTTAAGACCGCCGGAGTAGATGAAAGCTGCTTCCTTTTCAAAGGAACGGCGAAAGTATTCACATCGCAGGATACAGCCTGTGATGGAATCCTGAGAGGAACAGTACAAGCCGGAGACGTCGTGGTGATCACTCACGAAGGGCCTAAAGGCGGCCCGGGTATGCAGGAGATGCTTTATCCGACCTCATACATCAAATCACGCCACCTCGGTAAAGAGTGTGCGTTGATTACCGACGGTCGCTTCTCCGGAGGTACTTCAGGTCTTTCTATCGGCCACATCTCTCCGGAAGCAGCTTCGGGCGGTAATATCGGCTTGGTTCAGACAGGCGATATCATCGAGATCAACATCCCGGCCCGTTCTATCAACCTGTTGGTCAGTGACGAGGAGTTAGCCGAAAGACGCAAAGCCGAAGAAGCACGAGGTAAAGATGCCTTTAAACCCAAAGACAGAAACCGCGTTGTTTCTAAAGCACTCCGCGCTTACGCCAGCATGGTAGCTTCGGCTGATATGGGTGCTGTAAGAATTGTGGAATAA
- the ilvB gene encoding biosynthetic-type acetolactate synthase large subunit, translating to MSKELISGAEALMRSLIHEGVDTIFGYPGGAIMPVYDALHDHQDKIKHILVRHEQGATHAAQGYARVSGKTGVALVTSGPAATNAITGIADAMIDSTPMVVIIGQVGAALLGTDAFQETDVVSITQPITKWSYQVRNAEDLPGAIARAFYIAREGRPGPVVIDFAKNAQIAKLEYSYKKCTFIRSFVPVPDVEPWSIEAAAALINSAKKPFALIGQGVILANAEKELNAFLEKADIPAGWTLLGSSAMPTEHRLNKGMLGMHGNIGPNIKTNECDVLIAIGMRFDDRVTSDLNTYAKQARVIHFDIDPAEINKNVKAEVAVLGDAKQTLELVTEKLNAAKHTEWIDSFTEYEQTEQEKVIEPELNPTSHEISMGEVIRKVSEATENKAVLVTDVGQNQMMASRYFKFTQSRSMVTSGGLGTMGFGLPAAIGAKIGAPDRTVCLFTGDGGMQMTIQELGTILQEGTGVKMIILNNNFLGMVRQWQELFFNDRYSETHMKNPDFIMIAQAYGIKGRSVSQREDLDGAIAEMLSDDQPYLLEVKVETKGMVYPMIPTGASISNILLGDK from the coding sequence ATGAGCAAAGAACTAATTTCAGGCGCGGAAGCATTAATGAGATCACTGATCCATGAAGGGGTTGATACCATCTTTGGATATCCCGGCGGTGCCATCATGCCGGTTTACGATGCTTTACACGACCATCAGGATAAAATCAAACACATTTTGGTTCGTCACGAACAAGGTGCAACCCATGCGGCACAAGGATATGCCCGCGTTAGTGGTAAAACAGGTGTCGCACTTGTTACTTCCGGTCCGGCAGCAACAAATGCCATTACCGGTATTGCCGATGCCATGATTGATAGCACACCTATGGTTGTCATCATCGGTCAGGTAGGAGCTGCACTATTGGGAACAGACGCATTCCAGGAAACGGATGTAGTAAGTATTACCCAGCCTATTACCAAATGGAGCTACCAGGTACGCAATGCAGAAGATCTCCCCGGTGCAATTGCCCGTGCATTTTATATCGCACGAGAAGGCCGTCCGGGTCCTGTTGTGATTGACTTTGCTAAAAACGCTCAAATCGCAAAACTCGAATATAGCTATAAAAAATGCACCTTCATCCGCAGCTTCGTTCCGGTACCAGATGTGGAACCATGGTCCATTGAAGCTGCTGCTGCGTTGATCAACTCAGCAAAAAAACCTTTTGCATTGATTGGCCAGGGGGTTATCCTTGCCAATGCTGAAAAAGAGTTGAATGCCTTCCTTGAAAAAGCAGACATTCCTGCGGGATGGACTTTGCTTGGTTCGTCTGCAATGCCGACTGAGCACCGTCTGAACAAAGGTATGCTGGGAATGCACGGAAACATCGGTCCAAACATAAAAACCAACGAATGCGATGTTTTGATCGCTATCGGTATGCGTTTTGACGACCGTGTAACGAGTGATTTGAACACTTATGCCAAACAGGCCCGTGTGATTCACTTCGACATTGACCCGGCTGAGATCAACAAGAATGTAAAAGCGGAAGTAGCTGTATTGGGTGATGCCAAACAAACATTGGAATTGGTTACCGAAAAACTGAATGCAGCTAAACATACCGAATGGATTGATTCATTCACCGAATACGAACAAACCGAACAAGAGAAAGTAATCGAACCGGAACTTAATCCGACAAGTCACGAAATCTCCATGGGTGAAGTAATCCGTAAAGTTTCGGAAGCCACCGAAAACAAAGCGGTATTGGTAACCGACGTAGGTCAGAACCAAATGATGGCTTCCCGTTATTTCAAATTTACCCAATCCCGCAGCATGGTTACATCGGGCGGATTGGGCACGATGGGATTCGGACTTCCGGCTGCTATCGGGGCTAAAATCGGAGCACCAGACCGTACTGTTTGTCTCTTTACCGGTGACGGTGGTATGCAAATGACCATCCAGGAGCTGGGAACTATACTGCAGGAAGGTACAGGTGTGAAAATGATTATCCTGAATAATAACTTCCTAGGTATGGTACGCCAGTGGCAGGAACTCTTCTTCAATGACCGTTACTCGGAAACCCACATGAAGAATCCGGATTTCATCATGATTGCCCAAGCATACGGGATCAAAGGTCGTTCGGTTTCTCAGCGTGAGGATCTTGATGGCGCCATTGCCGAGATGCTCAGCGATGACCAGCCCTATTTGCTTGAGGTGAAAGTTGAAACCAAAGGTATGGTTTATCCGATGATCCCTACCGGAGCATCTATTTCTAACATTTTACTGGGTGATAAATAA
- a CDS encoding YkgJ family cysteine cluster protein, giving the protein MQTTRLTPDTKLPLTCSRTGICCHGNRVWLNPWELLCLATEKGISVREFRDLHSIFGGIRLLFNGKSDNQSRQACNQYIENFGCSVHPGRPLACRLFPIARQIQNGEVCYMYQGSQFPCLDSCPEVLDLPQLTVAEYLEGQQTERFEQAQDAYLELMQSLADIAFMLLLDTGLAASGDRKTLAAWKQMGKEDPDALVTRIGNEWMDDLMLPEIPYSNDPVLFSQQHNELLQEKLQLACGNLKTEQELHEASVLTMAMALHLARSLGANPQHLSEHWINIAKENGALN; this is encoded by the coding sequence ATGCAAACAACCCGACTCACACCTGACACCAAACTACCGCTCACCTGTTCACGCACCGGAATCTGCTGCCACGGAAACAGAGTCTGGTTAAATCCGTGGGAACTGCTTTGTCTGGCAACGGAGAAAGGCATTTCTGTTCGGGAATTCCGGGATTTGCATTCCATTTTTGGCGGTATTCGTTTGCTGTTTAACGGTAAGAGTGATAATCAGAGCAGACAGGCATGCAATCAATACATTGAGAACTTTGGGTGCAGCGTTCATCCGGGACGTCCGTTGGCTTGCAGATTGTTTCCGATAGCCAGACAAATTCAAAACGGAGAGGTATGCTATATGTATCAGGGCAGTCAGTTCCCTTGCCTGGATAGCTGTCCGGAAGTGTTGGATTTGCCCCAATTAACCGTAGCGGAATACCTTGAAGGTCAGCAGACAGAACGATTTGAGCAGGCACAGGACGCCTATCTGGAGTTGATGCAAAGTCTGGCGGATATTGCTTTTATGTTATTACTCGATACTGGTTTAGCTGCGTCTGGTGACCGCAAAACCCTGGCAGCCTGGAAACAAATGGGTAAAGAAGACCCCGACGCGTTGGTCACCCGTATCGGCAACGAGTGGATGGACGACCTGATGCTTCCTGAAATCCCTTACTCAAACGACCCGGTTTTGTTTTCACAACAACACAATGAGTTATTGCAAGAAAAACTACAACTCGCTTGCGGCAACCTGAAAACTGAACAAGAGTTGCACGAAGCTTCCGTTTTGACCATGGCAATGGCCTTACATTTGGCTCGTAGCCTCGGAGCAAATCCACAACACCTGTCGGAGCATTGGATAAATATTGCCAAAGAGAACGGGGCTTTGAATTGA
- a CDS encoding isocitrate lyase/phosphoenolpyruvate mutase family protein: MVPTIQKEKAEMFLKFHLDEEILVLLNSWDAGSSKLIEACGYKAIATTSMGIAASLGYPDCQIIQLSEMLQVITGIVNAVQVPVSVDIEAGYGNNLDEIIESVKKIIATGIVGINIEDSIELSPVLVDEMEFCERISAIRALSDSLGFHLVINARTDSFYTSSGSTQEKLAESIRRGNKYREAGADCIFVQPVWEKEIIRTLVKEINAPINILSNPTIGAELPPSVRELQDLGVARLSMGSGLMKATLALIKKVADELSEKGTYTILSDTMTPRTEAALAYKMAIGLNK; this comes from the coding sequence ATGGTACCAACAATCCAAAAAGAAAAAGCTGAAATGTTCCTCAAATTTCATCTTGACGAAGAAATTTTGGTTCTGTTAAACTCATGGGACGCCGGAAGTTCAAAGTTAATAGAAGCTTGTGGCTACAAGGCAATCGCTACAACCAGTATGGGAATAGCCGCTTCATTAGGTTACCCCGACTGCCAGATCATACAATTATCGGAAATGCTTCAGGTTATAACGGGAATCGTAAATGCGGTACAGGTTCCGGTATCAGTAGATATTGAAGCCGGATACGGAAATAATCTGGATGAGATCATTGAGTCGGTTAAGAAAATCATTGCCACCGGTATAGTAGGGATAAACATCGAAGACAGCATCGAGTTAAGTCCTGTCCTAGTGGACGAAATGGAATTTTGTGAGCGGATATCGGCCATTCGCGCATTATCGGATTCACTGGGCTTTCATTTAGTAATCAATGCAAGAACTGACTCTTTTTATACTTCGTCAGGTTCGACACAGGAAAAACTGGCAGAATCCATAAGGCGTGGTAATAAATACCGGGAAGCAGGTGCCGACTGCATATTTGTACAGCCAGTATGGGAAAAAGAAATAATCCGAACACTGGTTAAGGAAATCAATGCGCCAATCAATATTCTATCAAACCCGACAATCGGGGCTGAGTTACCGCCTTCTGTACGTGAACTTCAGGATTTGGGTGTTGCCCGTTTAAGCATGGGGTCTGGTTTGATGAAAGCGACTTTGGCTTTAATCAAAAAAGTGGCTGACGAACTCTCCGAAAAAGGAACATACACCATTTTATCAGATACAATGACACCACGTACCGAAGCTGCATTAGCCTATAAAATGGCAATTGGGTTAAACAAGTAA